From Planococcus halocryophilus, the proteins below share one genomic window:
- a CDS encoding TAXI family TRAP transporter solute-binding subunit has protein sequence MLNKKFGLFAAVTLAGSVFLAGCGDDAATEGEGGGSSDPEFLSILTGGTTGTYYPLGGAMANIIETETGLDTTAEVSQASAANMTALADGDAQIAFVQTDTAFYASEGSNMFEGEVIDTVSAIGALYPETIQLVTTSSSGIASFDDLAGKKISVGAPGSGTYINAEQLLEIHGMAMDDIDAQNLDFGESQESLQSGQIDAAFITAGTPTGAVESLGATSDVVIVPVEKDKADELIEKYPYYAHDTVPSGIYGLTEEVPTVSVLAMLVVQNDLSEDLVYNITKAIYENTDQIQHAKADFIKSETALDGIGIDIHPGAQKYFDEVN, from the coding sequence ATGTTGAACAAGAAATTTGGTTTATTTGCTGCAGTAACACTTGCAGGATCTGTATTCTTAGCAGGATGCGGAGATGACGCAGCTACAGAAGGCGAAGGCGGAGGTTCATCAGATCCAGAATTCCTTAGCATTCTAACTGGCGGAACAACGGGTACGTATTATCCACTAGGTGGCGCAATGGCGAACATCATTGAAACAGAAACAGGTTTAGATACGACTGCTGAAGTTTCACAGGCATCTGCTGCAAACATGACAGCACTTGCTGATGGAGATGCACAAATTGCATTTGTTCAAACAGATACGGCATTTTATGCATCTGAAGGATCGAATATGTTTGAAGGCGAAGTAATCGATACAGTTTCTGCTATCGGTGCACTTTATCCGGAAACAATTCAATTAGTAACAACTTCAAGTTCAGGAATTGCTTCATTTGATGATTTAGCAGGTAAGAAAATCTCAGTTGGTGCACCTGGATCAGGAACTTATATTAACGCTGAACAACTACTAGAAATCCATGGCATGGCGATGGACGATATCGATGCACAAAACCTTGACTTCGGTGAATCACAAGAAAGCTTGCAGTCAGGTCAAATTGACGCAGCATTCATCACTGCTGGTACTCCAACAGGAGCAGTTGAAAGTCTTGGAGCTACTTCAGATGTAGTGATTGTACCTGTAGAAAAGGATAAAGCTGATGAATTAATCGAAAAATATCCTTACTATGCGCATGATACTGTACCATCTGGTATTTATGGATTAACTGAAGAAGTTCCGACTGTTTCAGTTTTAGCGATGTTAGTTGTACAAAACGATCTTTCAGAAGATCTTGTTTACAACATTACAAAAGCAATCTATGAAAATACAGATCAAATCCAGCACGCAAAAGCAGATTTTATCAAATCAGAAACTGCTCTTGATGGAATCGGTATTGACATTCATCCTGGAGCGCAAAAATATTTTGACGAAGTAAATTAA
- a CDS encoding phosphatidylglycerophosphatase A: MDGAKFQVHSDDVRKATHEALKRRGVTNEDIAKIVLDMQLPYNEGLKIEHCLESVESVLRKREMQHALLVGIELDELAEQGKLSRPLQQIIGSDEGLFGVDEMIGLGAVLTYGSIAVTTFGHLDKNKTGIIHELDTKVGGHVHTFLDDLVASIAACASARIAHRTRDLEEQGRTFEDLAPEDTTPETHVEGAET; encoded by the coding sequence ATGGATGGAGCAAAGTTCCAAGTTCATTCAGACGACGTAAGAAAAGCGACACATGAAGCATTAAAACGACGAGGCGTAACGAATGAAGACATAGCCAAAATAGTTCTAGATATGCAACTGCCATACAATGAAGGACTTAAAATCGAACATTGTCTGGAATCAGTTGAAAGTGTTTTACGTAAACGCGAAATGCAGCACGCCCTGCTAGTAGGGATTGAACTCGATGAACTAGCAGAACAGGGAAAGTTATCTCGTCCGCTTCAGCAAATTATCGGGTCGGATGAAGGGTTGTTCGGTGTGGATGAAATGATCGGATTAGGTGCTGTGCTAACTTATGGAAGTATCGCGGTCACAACATTCGGCCATCTGGATAAAAATAAAACTGGCATTATTCATGAACTAGATACAAAAGTTGGCGGTCATGTTCACACTTTCTTGGATGATTTAGTAGCTAGTATCGCTGCATGTGCATCGGCGCGTATTGCCCATCGGACCCGTGATCTTGAAGAGCAAGGTAGGACGTTTGAAGATCTTGCCCCGGAAGATACGACACCTGAAACACATGTAGAGGGTGCAGAGACGTAA
- a CDS encoding alpha/beta hydrolase — protein MTTGKVEDLSIYSKELQEDMQLLVYLPANFSPLYKYTLVIASDGKDYFQLGRIPRVVDELLEHREIENIIVVGVPYKSVEDRNKKYEPTGEQHSAYLRFLAHELVPFLDEKYPTYQVGMGRALIGDSLAATVSLMAALKYPNIFGRVILQSPKVGEEMLTAVEAFKSANSFTVYHVIGKEETAVKLGSGGTADFLEPNRQLNNLIKNKGFSVFYEEFEGDHTWKHWQPDLRRALIQNFGM, from the coding sequence ATGACTACTGGAAAGGTAGAGGATTTATCAATCTACAGCAAGGAACTTCAAGAAGACATGCAATTGCTCGTCTATCTTCCTGCCAATTTTTCGCCCTTATATAAATATACGCTGGTCATCGCTTCTGATGGAAAAGATTATTTTCAACTAGGACGGATTCCTCGAGTCGTCGATGAGTTATTAGAGCATCGGGAAATCGAAAATATTATTGTAGTTGGCGTTCCATACAAGAGTGTAGAAGACCGAAATAAAAAATACGAACCTACTGGTGAACAGCATAGCGCTTACCTACGTTTTCTAGCACATGAACTGGTGCCTTTCCTAGATGAAAAGTATCCAACCTATCAAGTAGGTATGGGGCGTGCTTTAATCGGAGATTCGCTAGCGGCAACAGTATCCTTGATGGCAGCTTTAAAATATCCAAATATTTTCGGTCGTGTTATCCTTCAATCGCCGAAAGTTGGCGAAGAAATGTTGACCGCAGTAGAAGCTTTTAAATCAGCTAACTCATTTACGGTTTATCATGTTATCGGAAAAGAAGAAACAGCTGTAAAACTAGGATCTGGTGGAACTGCAGATTTTCTCGAACCAAACCGCCAATTAAATAATTTAATAAAAAATAAAGGGTTTTCGGTCTTTTATGAAGAATTTGAAGGAGACCACACTTGGAAGCATTGGCAGCCCGATTTAAGACGTGCCCTTATTCAAAACTTTGGCATGTAG
- a CDS encoding YjcG family protein, translated as MKYGVAAFPSKKLQDIANSYRKRYDPHYELITPHMTLKEPFEVDAADVKDMAAEMQNIAKRQKPFKLHATRVSTFSPVNTTLYFKVEPNEEIEALHEDLHSDFFGGMPKHSFVPHITIGQKLSDTEHADVYGQLKMAGIDHEEIVDRMHLLYQLEDGSWTVYETFRLTGDDQ; from the coding sequence ATGAAATATGGAGTAGCAGCTTTTCCTTCAAAAAAATTACAAGACATCGCCAACTCGTATCGTAAACGTTATGACCCGCACTATGAATTGATTACCCCTCACATGACCTTAAAAGAACCATTTGAGGTAGATGCAGCAGATGTTAAGGATATGGCAGCAGAAATGCAAAACATTGCGAAGCGCCAGAAACCTTTTAAATTACATGCAACGCGTGTCAGCACATTTTCTCCAGTTAATACTACTTTGTACTTTAAAGTAGAGCCGAACGAAGAAATCGAGGCTTTGCACGAAGATTTGCATTCTGACTTTTTCGGCGGAATGCCAAAACATTCATTTGTACCTCATATCACCATCGGACAAAAATTGTCTGATACCGAGCACGCGGATGTTTATGGTCAATTGAAAATGGCGGGTATCGATCACGAAGAAATTGTTGACCGGATGCATTTGCTTTATCAATTGGAAGATGGTTCATGGACAGTATACGAGACATTCCGTTTAACAGGAGATGATCAGTAA
- a CDS encoding GNAT family N-acetyltransferase, translating into MFKVKIAENQLEKEQAFDVRRKVFVEEQRVPLHIEMDEHDDDAIHFVAYQLEQPIAAGRIREVEVGLGKVERVCVLPEYRGQHIGVMMMNGMEGYAQSNGLFRLKLNAQTHALAFYEKLGYEITSDEFMDAGIPHKSMEKTVTVE; encoded by the coding sequence GTGTTTAAAGTGAAAATAGCTGAAAATCAATTGGAAAAAGAGCAAGCTTTTGATGTTCGCAGAAAAGTATTCGTAGAAGAGCAACGTGTCCCGCTTCATATTGAAATGGATGAACACGATGACGATGCGATTCACTTTGTCGCTTATCAACTTGAACAACCAATTGCTGCCGGCCGTATTCGCGAAGTAGAAGTCGGTCTTGGAAAAGTGGAACGTGTTTGCGTTCTTCCTGAATATCGTGGCCAGCATATTGGCGTCATGATGATGAACGGAATGGAAGGGTACGCTCAGTCTAACGGCCTTTTCAGACTTAAATTGAACGCGCAGACCCACGCTCTTGCCTTTTATGAAAAACTTGGCTATGAAATCACATCAGACGAATTTATGGACGCAGGTATCCCCCATAAATCGATGGAAAAAACCGTAACAGTAGAGTAA
- the fabI gene encoding enoyl-ACP reductase FabI yields the protein MSISLKGKTFVIMGVANKRSIAWGIARSLDESGAKLIFTYAGERFEKSVRDLVATLDGNHELILPCDVTNDEAVATCFTTIKEEVGTIHGLAHCIAFAKGEELAGDFSDTSRDGFLLAHNISAYSLTNIAKNAKPLMAEGGSIVALTYIGGERVMPNYNVMGVAKASLEMSVRYLAADLGKHNIRVNAISSGPIRTLSSKGVSDFNSILHEIEEKAPLRRNTTPEEVGDTAAFLFSDMSRGITGETIHVDSGFHIL from the coding sequence ATGTCAATATCATTAAAAGGAAAGACTTTTGTCATTATGGGAGTAGCAAACAAACGGAGCATCGCTTGGGGAATCGCACGTTCGTTAGATGAATCGGGAGCAAAGTTAATTTTTACATACGCAGGAGAGCGTTTTGAAAAATCTGTGCGGGATTTAGTTGCGACATTAGACGGTAATCATGAGCTGATCTTGCCTTGTGACGTTACAAACGATGAAGCAGTTGCTACATGCTTTACAACGATCAAAGAAGAAGTTGGAACAATTCACGGACTGGCACATTGTATCGCTTTTGCAAAAGGCGAAGAATTAGCAGGCGATTTTTCAGATACGTCACGAGACGGCTTTTTATTAGCCCATAATATTAGTGCGTATTCCTTAACAAATATCGCGAAAAACGCAAAACCGTTAATGGCAGAAGGCGGCAGCATCGTTGCCTTGACGTATATTGGCGGCGAACGCGTTATGCCAAATTACAATGTCATGGGTGTTGCGAAAGCTTCTCTTGAAATGTCGGTACGTTATTTAGCAGCAGATCTTGGTAAGCATAATATTCGTGTTAACGCGATTTCTTCAGGTCCTATTCGTACATTATCTTCAAAAGGTGTCAGTGATTTCAATTCAATTTTGCATGAAATTGAAGAAAAAGCACCATTGCGCCGCAATACAACTCCTGAAGAAGTAGGCGATACAGCCGCATTCTTGTTCAGTGATATGTCTCGTGGAATTACAGGTGAAACCATCCACGTTGATAGCGGATTCCATATTTTATAA
- the mgtE gene encoding magnesium transporter codes for MMDEKVLRDEDLNEALFAEMLIRGDVKDFREEFLSHHPYDQASFYEKADSETRQLLYQYLSPKEMADLFEAIELDDDDYEDLFREMDARYAADLLSYMYTDDAVDVLNELNKEQVASYLTIMDKESARQIKDLLHYEEYTAGSIMTTEFVAIPKNSTVRSAMNILRNAAPNAETIYYVFVVDDEKKLSGIVTLRDLILAEEDTLISAIMNERVVSVSVSEDQEEVARMIKDYDFLALPVVDFQQHLLGIITVDDIIDVLEEEASDDYSKLAAVSDMDTFDKSSLTAAKKRLPWLILLTFLGMLTANLMGMFEATLDQVALLAVFIPLIAGMAGNSGTQALAVAVRGIATGDIEEESKMKLLFREAGTGLITGIVCGVVVVGLVYFWKGELLIGMLVGTAVMSSIFVATLAGSFIPLVIHRMKIDPAVASGPFITTLNDIISILIYLGLATTFLSRL; via the coding sequence ATGATGGACGAAAAAGTATTACGTGATGAAGATTTAAACGAAGCTTTGTTCGCTGAAATGCTTATACGCGGAGACGTCAAAGATTTCCGTGAAGAATTCTTATCACACCATCCATACGACCAAGCAAGTTTTTATGAAAAAGCAGATTCCGAAACTAGGCAATTGCTATATCAGTATCTCTCTCCTAAAGAGATGGCAGATCTGTTTGAAGCAATTGAATTAGACGATGACGATTATGAAGATTTGTTCCGAGAAATGGATGCTCGTTATGCTGCAGACTTACTGTCTTATATGTATACAGATGACGCAGTTGACGTGTTAAACGAATTAAATAAAGAACAAGTTGCGAGTTATTTGACCATTATGGACAAAGAATCAGCACGTCAAATTAAAGACTTGCTCCATTACGAGGAATATACGGCCGGATCGATTATGACGACAGAATTTGTGGCAATTCCAAAAAATTCAACGGTTCGTTCGGCAATGAATATTCTTCGAAACGCTGCACCAAATGCCGAAACCATTTACTATGTATTTGTTGTGGATGATGAAAAGAAACTTTCAGGTATTGTCACATTGAGAGATTTGATTCTTGCAGAAGAAGATACATTGATTAGTGCCATTATGAATGAACGAGTGGTTAGTGTTTCGGTTAGTGAAGACCAAGAAGAAGTTGCACGCATGATTAAAGATTATGACTTTCTAGCTTTACCAGTTGTTGATTTCCAGCAGCATTTGCTAGGGATTATCACAGTCGATGATATTATCGATGTATTAGAAGAAGAAGCTTCCGATGATTACTCGAAACTCGCAGCCGTATCCGACATGGATACGTTTGATAAAAGTTCGTTAACAGCTGCAAAGAAGCGGTTACCTTGGTTGATTTTGCTGACGTTTTTAGGGATGCTGACAGCAAACTTAATGGGCATGTTTGAAGCAACGTTAGATCAAGTTGCGTTACTGGCTGTTTTTATCCCGCTCATTGCTGGTATGGCTGGTAATAGTGGTACACAGGCTTTGGCAGTAGCGGTTCGAGGAATTGCAACAGGGGACATTGAAGAAGAAAGTAAAATGAAACTATTGTTTCGTGAAGCGGGTACCGGTCTTATTACCGGTATTGTTTGTGGAGTCGTTGTCGTAGGATTAGTTTACTTTTGGAAAGGCGAATTACTTATTGGGATGCTTGTTGGAACAGCTGTTATGAGTTCCATTTTTGTCGCAACATTAGCGGGCTCGTTTATTCCATTAGTCATTCACCGGATGAAAATTGACCCTGCAGTCGCATCTGGACCTTTTATTACAACATTAAACGATATTATTTCTATTTTAATTTATTTAGGTTTAGCTACGACATTTTTAAGTCGTCTTTAG
- the prpE gene encoding bis(5'-nucleosyl)-tetraphosphatase PrpE, with protein MKFDIIGDIHGCYQELLLLIEQLGYQQQGSIFVHPDNRKLAFVGDAMDRGPESLNVLRLLFALQDEDILYYSPGNHCNKLYRFFKGHHVQLAHGLEMTVAEWEQLPSLEKQQFKKRYIQFYEKLPHYQQLDNDLIIAHAGLKAEMIGKPLSKGIAVFVLYGDITGKFHSDGRPVRRNWAKSYKGHKWVVYGHTPTLEPYFINNTVNIDTGCVFGCALSAFRFPEKKIVSVPSLQPYQPDRFYIYD; from the coding sequence ATGAAATTTGATATTATTGGGGATATTCACGGTTGCTATCAGGAGCTGCTATTGCTTATAGAACAATTAGGTTACCAACAACAAGGCTCAATTTTCGTTCACCCTGACAATAGAAAACTTGCTTTTGTCGGCGATGCAATGGACCGTGGCCCTGAATCATTAAATGTGTTGCGCTTATTGTTCGCATTACAAGACGAAGACATTCTTTATTATTCACCAGGAAATCACTGCAATAAACTTTACCGTTTTTTCAAAGGGCATCATGTACAATTAGCTCACGGACTAGAAATGACTGTAGCTGAATGGGAACAACTGCCTTCTTTAGAAAAACAACAATTCAAAAAACGCTATATCCAGTTTTATGAAAAACTCCCGCATTACCAACAGTTAGACAATGATTTAATCATTGCTCATGCCGGCTTAAAAGCCGAGATGATTGGTAAGCCCTTAAGCAAAGGTATTGCAGTATTTGTGCTATACGGCGATATAACAGGAAAATTCCATTCTGATGGTCGCCCTGTTCGGCGTAACTGGGCTAAATCTTATAAAGGGCATAAATGGGTCGTATATGGTCATACACCCACTCTAGAACCTTATTTCATCAACAACACCGTCAATATTGATACAGGTTGTGTGTTCGGCTGTGCTCTCAGTGCTTTTCGTTTTCCCGAAAAAAAGATCGTTTCGGTACCTTCTTTACAACCGTATCAACCTGATCGCTTTTACATATACGATTAA
- a CDS encoding RluA family pseudouridine synthase: MKPFQLAYTAENPGLLREALGAWGISKRTLASVKYGGGQILVNGQEVTVRHVLEKGDAVTVIFPNEEHGKGLLAEDGDLEIVYEDKVLLIVEKPPLQNTIPSREHPFGSLANIVAKHFNDHGIPSTLHIATRLDRDTSGLVCIAKNRHIHHMISQQQQEKKMKRRYEALVHGQIDKTEFTITAPIGRKNTSIIEREVREDGQFAETEVRVLKNLQGYSHVSLQLNTGRTHQIRVHLAYIGHPLVGDDLYGGKRDLVNRQALHCTELELIHPVSGKRLFFHSALNDDMQSLL; this comes from the coding sequence ATGAAACCTTTTCAATTAGCATATACTGCTGAAAACCCAGGCTTGCTGCGTGAGGCGTTGGGAGCTTGGGGTATCTCTAAACGGACTTTAGCTTCTGTTAAATATGGCGGTGGTCAAATATTAGTTAATGGTCAAGAAGTGACAGTTAGGCACGTCCTAGAAAAAGGCGATGCTGTAACAGTTATTTTTCCGAATGAAGAACATGGCAAAGGTTTGCTTGCAGAGGATGGCGACTTAGAAATTGTTTACGAAGATAAAGTATTGCTCATCGTGGAAAAGCCTCCGTTGCAAAATACCATCCCGTCACGTGAGCATCCTTTTGGCAGCTTAGCGAATATTGTTGCGAAACATTTTAATGACCATGGAATTCCTTCTACTTTGCATATAGCAACTCGACTTGATCGCGATACTTCAGGACTTGTTTGCATTGCAAAAAACCGCCACATTCATCATATGATTTCTCAGCAACAGCAAGAGAAAAAAATGAAGCGACGATATGAGGCGCTAGTTCATGGGCAAATCGATAAAACTGAATTTACAATAACAGCTCCAATTGGACGAAAAAATACGAGCATTATTGAGCGGGAAGTACGTGAAGATGGCCAATTTGCTGAAACTGAAGTTCGCGTGCTCAAAAACTTGCAAGGCTATTCGCACGTGAGTTTGCAATTGAATACGGGAAGAACGCATCAGATTCGTGTTCATCTAGCTTATATCGGTCATCCTTTAGTTGGGGACGATTTGTATGGCGGCAAACGTGACTTAGTGAATCGTCAAGCGCTGCATTGTACTGAGCTCGAGTTGATTCATCCGGTTTCAGGAAAGCGACTTTTTTTTCATTCAGCATTAAATGACGATATGCAATCTTTGCTTTAA
- a CDS encoding NAD kinase — protein sequence MKFHIISRTDKLSNELMATAKNYLEDFGMEWNEESPDVVLSIGGDGTLLHAFHKYSEKLADVAFVGIHTGHLGFYADWKPIEIEKLVLSIAKKEYEVIEYPLLEVSIHYQNLDDPAVYLALNESTVKSPDVTLVMDVFLNESHFERFRGDGLCMSTPSGSTAYNKALGGAIIHPSLQAMQLTEMASINNRVFRTVGSPLVLPAHHRCALRPVKAPDFMVTVDHLQLLHKDVKSIEYRVADEKVRFARFRAFPFWQRVHDSFIDSELSE from the coding sequence ATGAAATTTCATATCATATCGAGAACAGACAAATTATCCAATGAATTGATGGCCACTGCAAAGAATTACCTAGAGGATTTTGGCATGGAATGGAATGAGGAATCTCCAGACGTTGTGCTGTCGATTGGTGGGGACGGAACCTTGCTTCACGCTTTCCATAAATACAGTGAGAAACTAGCGGATGTAGCCTTTGTTGGAATACATACAGGCCATCTTGGGTTTTATGCCGATTGGAAACCAATTGAAATTGAAAAATTAGTCTTGTCTATCGCTAAAAAAGAATATGAAGTCATCGAATATCCATTGCTAGAAGTGAGTATTCACTATCAAAACTTAGACGATCCTGCCGTTTACTTAGCTTTAAATGAGTCTACTGTCAAATCGCCTGACGTTACATTGGTAATGGATGTCTTTTTAAACGAAAGTCATTTCGAACGTTTTAGAGGAGATGGACTGTGTATGTCGACTCCTTCGGGTAGTACTGCTTATAACAAAGCATTAGGCGGCGCGATTATTCACCCTTCATTGCAAGCTATGCAATTAACGGAGATGGCATCCATCAACAACCGGGTTTTCCGAACAGTTGGTTCACCATTGGTTTTGCCTGCTCATCATAGATGTGCATTGCGACCGGTTAAAGCTCCTGACTTTATGGTAACCGTTGACCACCTGCAATTGCTTCATAAAGATGTAAAGTCAATCGAATATAGAGTGGCTGACGAAAAAGTTCGATTTGCTCGTTTCCGTGCATTTCCATTTTGGCAACGCGTTCATGATTCCTTTATCGACAGTGAGCTTTCAGAGTGA
- a CDS encoding GTP pyrophosphokinase — protein sequence MGQWNRFLTPYKQAVDELKIKFKGMRSQFENDNTNSPIEFVTGRVKPLASIYDKTLEKGIPFEPSEKLAHQLQDIAGIRMMCQFVGDIETVVGLLRQRKDLRIIEEKDYISNEKQSGYRSYHVIVEYPVQTITGEQLILAEIQIRTLAMNFWASIEHSLNYKYKGVFPEEIKNRLQRAAEAAFQLDEEMSQIRDEIQEAQAYFTEFKDSPGTHFRNDREGGRAER from the coding sequence ATGGGTCAATGGAATCGTTTTTTAACGCCATATAAACAGGCAGTAGATGAATTGAAAATCAAATTTAAAGGAATGCGTAGCCAATTTGAAAATGACAATACAAATTCACCAATCGAATTTGTGACAGGACGCGTCAAACCATTGGCTAGTATTTACGACAAAACATTAGAGAAAGGCATTCCATTCGAACCTTCTGAAAAACTAGCGCATCAATTGCAAGATATCGCGGGGATTCGGATGATGTGTCAATTTGTCGGAGATATTGAGACCGTAGTTGGCTTGTTGAGGCAGCGAAAAGATTTACGAATTATCGAGGAGAAAGACTATATTTCGAATGAAAAACAAAGCGGCTATCGCTCGTATCATGTGATTGTGGAATATCCGGTTCAAACGATTACTGGCGAGCAATTGATTTTAGCAGAAATCCAAATACGTACATTGGCCATGAATTTTTGGGCTTCAATTGAGCATTCCTTAAATTACAAATATAAAGGTGTTTTTCCAGAAGAGATAAAAAATCGGCTGCAACGTGCAGCAGAAGCGGCATTCCAATTGGATGAAGAAATGTCGCAAATACGGGATGAGATTCAAGAAGCACAAGCTTATTTCACTGAGTTTAAAGATTCACCCGGAACGCATTTTCGTAACGATAGAGAAGGAGGTCGAGCAGAACGATGA
- a CDS encoding CYTH domain-containing protein codes for MTKELEIEFKNMLTQQEYSRLLEDFTDFHNGPVTQHNHYFDTADFQLKKQLSALRIRNKNERFECTLKIPASVGHYEITDQLTEEQAQHMLALTSFDATEVKDALLTLDVSPSQLNLIGTLTTHRVEFDFLGGLLVIDHSEYNGQEDFELEYEVTDAETGHLNFLNFLHQQEIPERPANKKIARFMNSAEGR; via the coding sequence ATGACAAAAGAACTCGAAATTGAATTTAAAAACATGCTGACCCAACAAGAGTATAGCCGTTTGCTAGAAGATTTTACCGATTTCCATAATGGTCCTGTAACCCAGCACAATCATTATTTTGATACAGCTGATTTCCAATTGAAAAAGCAACTAAGCGCACTTCGCATTCGCAATAAAAACGAGCGATTTGAATGCACATTGAAAATCCCCGCCTCTGTTGGTCATTATGAAATCACTGATCAATTGACTGAAGAACAGGCACAACACATGCTTGCATTAACAAGCTTTGATGCAACTGAAGTGAAAGATGCTCTTCTGACACTAGATGTCTCACCTTCACAGTTAAATCTAATCGGTACATTAACCACTCATCGCGTAGAATTTGATTTTCTCGGTGGCTTATTGGTGATTGACCACTCTGAATACAACGGGCAAGAAGATTTTGAATTGGAATACGAAGTTACCGACGCCGAAACTGGTCACCTAAATTTCCTAAACTTCCTCCACCAGCAAGAAATTCCGGAACGTCCAGCAAATAAAAAAATAGCACGTTTTATGAATTCTGCTGAAGGTCGGTAG
- a CDS encoding globin, with protein sequence MTGKPIIPYDEIGAETLSQLVDAFYARVAAHPQLQPIFPNDLSETARKQKQFLTQYLGGPNIYSEEHGHPRLRARHNPFAITPARAQAWLECMSEAMDEVGLSGKFRETLYNRLVLTAHHMVNESDSEEELE encoded by the coding sequence ATGACTGGAAAACCTATTATTCCGTACGATGAAATTGGTGCGGAAACATTATCACAGTTAGTCGACGCATTTTATGCTCGCGTAGCGGCACATCCACAGCTGCAGCCTATTTTTCCAAATGACCTTTCAGAAACCGCCCGTAAACAAAAACAATTTTTAACTCAATATCTAGGTGGACCGAATATTTATTCAGAAGAACATGGTCATCCAAGACTAAGAGCAAGACATAACCCATTTGCCATCACACCTGCTAGAGCCCAAGCTTGGTTAGAGTGCATGAGTGAAGCAATGGATGAAGTGGGACTAAGCGGGAAATTCCGTGAAACCTTATACAACCGACTCGTTTTAACTGCCCATCACATGGTCAATGAGTCTGATAGTGAGGAGGAATTGGAGTGA
- a CDS encoding ClpXP adapter SpxH family protein: MNNLDLVEEVHEPVNTFKPMELYVFVDPLNPECWELQGVIRKLQIEYGHYFSMRTVLSTQLFNLNKSILSANIDTENLTHPVLPSVAIKAAELQGKRSGNRFLHKLQEHLFLQSKDVSSYSVLLEIAEEAELDQEEFKSDFHSVHTAKAFQCDLQITREMEINEVPSIVFFNECIEDEGVKISGLYSYDVYQTILQEMMGEENLNRQTPPPLDDLFTKYTTMATREIASIYNISEQAAECELKKQVLQQKIERISMPKETLWKVK, from the coding sequence GTGAACAACTTAGATTTGGTCGAAGAAGTTCACGAACCTGTGAATACTTTTAAACCAATGGAACTATATGTCTTTGTAGATCCCTTAAACCCAGAATGTTGGGAATTGCAGGGAGTCATTCGAAAATTGCAAATCGAATACGGCCATTATTTTTCTATGCGGACCGTGTTAAGCACGCAACTATTCAATTTAAATAAAAGCATCTTATCTGCAAATATCGACACTGAAAACTTAACCCATCCTGTGTTGCCTTCTGTTGCCATCAAAGCGGCGGAACTTCAAGGAAAACGTTCTGGAAACCGTTTCTTGCATAAATTACAAGAGCATTTATTTCTTCAATCGAAAGATGTTTCTTCTTACAGCGTTTTGTTGGAAATTGCGGAAGAAGCAGAACTTGATCAAGAAGAGTTTAAATCGGACTTCCATTCTGTACATACCGCAAAAGCTTTCCAATGCGATTTACAGATTACCCGTGAAATGGAGATTAACGAAGTGCCGAGCATTGTCTTTTTCAATGAATGCATTGAAGATGAAGGTGTAAAAATATCCGGACTTTATTCATACGATGTGTACCAAACCATTTTACAGGAGATGATGGGAGAAGAAAATTTGAATCGTCAAACCCCTCCTCCTTTAGACGACCTTTTTACTAAATATACGACGATGGCTACAAGAGAAATTGCTTCTATATATAATATTTCTGAACAAGCAGCAGAGTGTGAACTGAAAAAACAAGTGTTACAACAAAAAATAGAGCGCATCTCTATGCCAAAAGAAACTTTATGGAAAGTAAAATAA